A genomic region of Streptomyces diastaticus subsp. diastaticus contains the following coding sequences:
- a CDS encoding TetR/AcrR family transcriptional regulator C-terminal domain-containing protein: protein MSIIAGQGDAARSLKLLWGAAGGERRSPGPKPALTVEAVVAAAVEVADEGGLAALSMRAVAERLGRSSMALYTYVPGKAELVDLMYDRAHAELPGSYPLDEGWRAAATAWAADLRALYLRHPWLLQVSYARPVLGPCEQGVLEALAGILFATGLPADTLRAAASSLFDLVRGAARTRAEARLATATTGVADAEWWAERSARLGEVAPDFADRFPLSVRLSAEDAGGGAPASWEERMDATHAAGLALLLDGVEATAGAPPGGVSPR from the coding sequence TTGAGCATCATCGCCGGTCAGGGGGACGCGGCCCGCTCGCTGAAGTTGCTGTGGGGTGCGGCCGGGGGCGAGCGCAGGAGCCCGGGGCCCAAACCGGCGCTCACCGTGGAGGCGGTGGTCGCGGCGGCCGTCGAGGTGGCGGACGAGGGCGGTCTCGCGGCCCTGTCGATGCGGGCGGTCGCCGAAAGGCTGGGCCGCTCGTCGATGGCCCTGTACACCTACGTGCCGGGCAAGGCGGAGCTGGTCGACCTGATGTACGACCGGGCGCACGCGGAGCTGCCCGGCTCGTACCCGCTGGACGAGGGGTGGCGGGCGGCGGCGACCGCCTGGGCGGCCGACCTGCGCGCGCTGTACCTGCGCCACCCGTGGCTGCTCCAGGTCTCCTACGCGCGGCCGGTGCTCGGGCCCTGCGAGCAGGGCGTACTGGAGGCGCTTGCGGGCATCCTCTTCGCGACCGGCCTGCCCGCGGACACCCTGCGGGCGGCGGCCAGTTCCCTCTTCGACCTGGTGCGAGGCGCGGCCCGGACGCGGGCGGAGGCGCGGCTCGCGACGGCGACGACGGGGGTGGCGGACGCCGAGTGGTGGGCGGAGCGTTCGGCGCGGCTCGGCGAGGTGGCGCCCGATTTCGCGGACCGGTTCCCGCTGTCGGTGCGGCTCTCGGCCGAGGACGCGGGCGGCGGGGCGCCGGCCTCGTGGGAGGAGCGGATGGACGCCACCCACGCGGCCGGGCTCGCGCTGCTGCTGGACGGGGTGGAGGCGACCGCCGGGGCGCCACCGGGCGGGGTCAGCCCGCGCTGA
- a CDS encoding ribonuclease H family protein — protein MMRAMNDRIIAACDGASKGNPGKAAWGWVAADAHGSPERWAAGPLGTATNNVAELTALQELLKATDPSVPLEVRMDSQYAMKAVTTWLPGWKRNGWRTSAGKPVANQELVVAIDALLAGRDVAFVHVAAHQVGGDALNALADQAATDVAASQAAAGSALGSPWPEPDPSRAAAPKAKAKGGARSGARKGTGTARAITAKFPGRCGCGRPYAAGEKITKNGSSWGHPDCREAVSAG, from the coding sequence ATGATGCGGGCCATGAACGATCGCATCATCGCCGCCTGTGACGGAGCCTCCAAGGGAAACCCGGGCAAGGCCGCCTGGGGCTGGGTCGCCGCCGACGCCCACGGCAGCCCCGAGCGCTGGGCCGCGGGGCCGCTCGGCACCGCGACCAACAACGTCGCCGAGCTGACCGCCCTCCAGGAGCTGTTGAAGGCCACCGACCCGTCCGTGCCGCTGGAGGTGCGGATGGACTCGCAGTACGCGATGAAGGCGGTCACCACCTGGCTGCCCGGCTGGAAGCGGAACGGCTGGCGGACCAGCGCCGGCAAGCCCGTCGCCAATCAGGAACTGGTGGTGGCCATCGACGCCCTGCTGGCCGGGCGCGACGTCGCCTTCGTGCACGTCGCCGCGCACCAGGTGGGCGGCGACGCCCTCAACGCCCTCGCCGACCAGGCCGCCACCGACGTCGCCGCCTCCCAGGCGGCGGCGGGCAGCGCACTCGGCTCGCCCTGGCCCGAGCCCGACCCCTCCCGTGCGGCCGCCCCCAAGGCCAAGGCCAAGGGCGGTGCCCGCTCCGGCGCGCGCAAGGGTACGGGTACCGCCCGCGCCATCACCGCGAAGTTCCCCGGCCGCTGCGGCTGCGGCCGCCCCTACGCGGCGGGCGAGAAGATCACCAAGAACGGCAGCAGCTGGGGCCACCCCGACTGCCGGGAGGCGGTCAGCGCGGGCTGA
- a CDS encoding glycoside hydrolase family 19 protein produces the protein MIRRVMSLLIALSAVVAALVVLPAATAQAATCATAWNATAVYTGGQSASYDGRNYTAKWWTQNERPGSSDVWADQGACGTGGGGEQPGGFVVSEAQFNQMFPNRNSFYTYSGLTAALSSYPAFANTGSDEVKKREAAAFLANVHHETGGLVHIKETNEANYPHYCDGGKPYGCPAGQAAYYGRGPVQLSWNYNYKAAGDALGIDLLNNPYLVEQNASVAWRTGLWYWNTQNGPGTMTAHNAIVNGHGFGETIRSINGSIECDGGNPAQVQSRVDKFTSFAQILGTTTGANLYC, from the coding sequence GTGATCCGACGTGTCATGAGCCTGCTGATCGCGCTGAGCGCGGTCGTCGCGGCGCTCGTCGTCCTCCCCGCGGCCACCGCACAGGCCGCCACCTGCGCCACCGCCTGGAACGCCACCGCCGTCTACACCGGCGGCCAGAGCGCCTCGTACGACGGCCGCAACTACACCGCGAAGTGGTGGACGCAGAACGAGCGGCCGGGCAGCTCCGACGTCTGGGCCGACCAGGGCGCCTGCGGCACCGGCGGGGGCGGGGAACAGCCCGGCGGCTTCGTCGTGAGCGAGGCCCAGTTCAACCAGATGTTCCCGAACCGGAACTCCTTCTACACCTACAGCGGCCTGACCGCCGCCCTCAGCTCCTACCCCGCCTTCGCCAACACCGGCAGCGACGAGGTCAAGAAGCGCGAGGCGGCCGCCTTCCTCGCCAACGTCCACCACGAGACCGGTGGCCTGGTGCACATCAAGGAGACCAACGAGGCCAACTACCCCCACTACTGCGACGGCGGCAAGCCCTACGGCTGCCCGGCCGGCCAGGCCGCCTACTACGGGCGCGGTCCCGTCCAGCTCAGCTGGAACTACAACTACAAGGCCGCCGGCGACGCCCTCGGCATCGACCTGCTGAACAACCCCTACCTGGTCGAGCAGAACGCCTCCGTCGCCTGGCGGACCGGCCTGTGGTACTGGAACACCCAGAACGGCCCGGGCACCATGACCGCGCACAACGCCATCGTGAACGGCCACGGCTTCGGCGAGACGATCCGCTCGATCAACGGCTCGATCGAGTGCGACGGCGGCAACCCGGCCCAGGTCCAGAGCCGCGTCGACAAGTTCACCTCCTTCGCCCAGATCCTCGGCACCACCACCGGCGCCAACCTGTACTGCTGA
- a CDS encoding IS5 family transposase (programmed frameshift) — MVGIVERLVPDELWELFQRVVPEAPSRPQGGGRRRHGDREVLAAIVFVATSGCTWQQLPSASFGPSGATAHRRFSEWSKARVWAKLHRLVLDELGARGELDWSRCAIDSVNMRALKKGDLTGPNPVDRGKYGSKIHLVTERSGLPVSVGISGANLHDSQALIPLVKGIPPIRSRRGRRRRKPGKLHADKGYDYAHLRRWLRERGITHRIARKGVESSQRLGRHRWTVERTMAWLAGCRRLHRRYERKADHFLAFTSIACTLICYRRLTK, encoded by the exons ATGGTGGGGATCGTTGAGCGGTTGGTGCCGGACGAGTTGTGGGAGTTGTTCCAGCGGGTGGTGCCGGAGGCGCCGTCGCGACCTCAGGGCGGTGGTCGGCGTCGGCACGGCGACCGGGAGGTGCTGGCCGCGATCGTCTTCGTAGCCACGTCGGGTTGTACCTGGCAGCAGCTGCCGTCGGCGTCGTTTGGCCCGTCCGGAGCGACTGCTCACCGACGGTTCTCGGAGTGGTCGAAGGCCAGGGTGTGGGCCAAACTCCACCGCCTGGTTCTCGACGAACTCGGTGCCCGCGGGGAGCTGGACTGGTCGCGGTGCGCAATCGACTCGGTGAACATGCGGGCCCTGAAAA AGGGGGACCTGACGGGTCCGAATCCTGTCGACCGGGGCAAGTACGGCTCGAAGATCCACCTGGTCACGGAACGGTCGGGTCTGCCCGTCTCCGTCGGCATCTCCGGGGCCAACCTCCACGACAGCCAGGCACTGATCCCGCTCGTGAAGGGCATCCCGCCAATCCGCTCGCGGCGCGGCCGACGACGGCGCAAGCCCGGCAAGCTTCACGCCGACAAGGGCTACGACTATGCCCATCTGCGGCGATGGTTACGCGAGCGAGGTATCACCCACCGCATCGCCCGTAAGGGAGTCGAGTCCTCGCAACGGCTGGGCCGTCACCGCTGGACCGTGGAACGCACCATGGCCTGGCTTGCCGGCTGCCGCCGCCTCCACCGACGCTACGAACGCAAGGCCGACCACTTCCTCGCCTTCACCAGCATCGCCTGCACTCTCATCTGCTACCGCAGGCTCACCAAATGA
- a CDS encoding YoaK family protein: MPDREAVDEGARRRGRSALLLLSFASGAADVLAVVALGGAFAGIMTGNLVLLGAAAAGERSQGVWAPALALAGYLVGTVLAVPLAGRKGGRRVWPRGALLCLGVEAVALAAVATVWTVADRPDPGGPAAGLLLVPLSAAMGAQATAVLSLGRKGAPTTFFTSTLTTMVAGFAARQPGGVDGWALARLACLFAGACGAVLVRGVAPEVALFLPAVLVAAAVVVAAGGGGDEAPSGEA, from the coding sequence GTGCCGGACCGGGAAGCGGTGGACGAGGGCGCCCGCAGGCGTGGCCGCTCGGCGCTCCTCCTGCTGAGCTTCGCCTCGGGGGCCGCCGACGTGCTGGCGGTGGTGGCGCTCGGCGGCGCCTTCGCCGGGATCATGACCGGCAACCTCGTACTGCTGGGCGCGGCCGCGGCGGGGGAGCGCAGCCAGGGTGTGTGGGCGCCCGCGCTGGCGCTCGCCGGGTATCTGGTGGGCACCGTGCTGGCGGTGCCGCTGGCCGGGCGCAAGGGAGGACGACGTGTCTGGCCGCGTGGTGCGCTCCTGTGCCTGGGCGTCGAGGCGGTGGCGCTGGCCGCGGTGGCCACCGTCTGGACGGTCGCGGACCGGCCCGACCCCGGAGGGCCGGCGGCCGGGTTGCTGCTGGTCCCGCTGTCGGCGGCGATGGGCGCCCAGGCCACCGCCGTCCTCTCGCTGGGCCGCAAGGGGGCGCCCACCACCTTTTTCACCAGCACGCTGACGACGATGGTGGCCGGGTTCGCCGCGCGTCAGCCCGGCGGGGTGGACGGCTGGGCCCTCGCCCGTCTCGCCTGCCTCTTCGCGGGGGCGTGCGGCGCCGTCCTGGTCCGAGGGGTCGCTCCCGAAGTGGCCCTGTTCCTCCCGGCGGTGCTGGTGGCGGCGGCCGTGGTGGTCGCGGCGGGCGGGGGTGGTGACGAGGCCCCGTCCGGGGAGGCGTGA
- a CDS encoding M4 family metallopeptidase — protein sequence MRPTSHRRGVAGGALAAAVLLAVTATTAPAAAADPAPAAEPAAARTGALPADVSPAQRAALIRAAEAKTGSVAAELGLGEKERLLVRDVVKDRDGTLHTRYERTWAGLPVLGGDLVVAAAPDGTPATVTKASRNALKGIATEAEIAPSAARKQALHAAEAHDAEKATTDGAPRQVVWNADGKPVLAFETVVGGLQHDGTPNELHVVTDAATGEKLHEWQAVENGTGNTRYSGTVTLGSTRSGSTWNLTDAGRGNHRTNNLNRSTSGTGTLFSGPDDVWGNGRASNTETAAADAAYGAQATWDYYKDVHGRSGIRGDGAGAYSRVHYGNNYVNAFWQDSCFCMTYGDGAGNAKPLTSLDVAAHEMTHGLTSVTARLVYSGESGGLNEATSDILATAVEFHENNAADKGDYLIGEKIDINGDGTPLRYMDKPSRDGKSKDSWYSGIGSVDVHYSSGPANHFFYLLSEGSGARTVNGVSYDSPTADGLPVTGIGRDKAALIWFKALTTKFTSTTNYAGARTGTLAVAGELYGTSSAEYKAVQDAWAGVAVGARSGGGSGGTTFENTTPVAIPDAGAAVTSDITVANRAGNAPAALRVTVDISHTWRGDLVIDLVGPDGTAYRLKNASSSDSADDVQETYTVNASAQTANGTWKLRVQDTARSDTGRVNSWKIVLP from the coding sequence TTGAGACCCACCTCCCACCGGCGTGGCGTCGCCGGCGGCGCCCTCGCCGCCGCCGTGCTGCTCGCCGTCACCGCTACCACGGCCCCGGCGGCCGCGGCCGACCCCGCACCGGCCGCCGAACCCGCCGCCGCGCGCACCGGCGCCCTCCCCGCCGACGTCAGCCCGGCCCAGCGCGCCGCGCTGATCCGCGCCGCCGAGGCGAAGACCGGCTCCGTCGCCGCCGAACTCGGCCTGGGCGAGAAGGAGAGACTCCTGGTCCGCGACGTCGTCAAGGACCGGGACGGCACCCTGCACACCCGCTACGAGCGCACCTGGGCCGGGCTGCCGGTCCTCGGCGGCGACCTCGTGGTCGCCGCCGCCCCCGACGGCACCCCCGCGACGGTGACCAAGGCGTCCCGCAACGCCCTCAAGGGCATCGCCACCGAGGCGGAGATCGCCCCGTCGGCCGCGAGGAAGCAGGCGCTGCACGCCGCCGAGGCGCACGACGCCGAGAAGGCCACCACCGACGGCGCGCCCCGCCAGGTGGTGTGGAACGCCGACGGCAAGCCCGTCCTCGCCTTCGAGACGGTGGTCGGCGGACTCCAGCACGACGGCACCCCCAACGAACTGCACGTCGTCACCGACGCCGCCACCGGCGAGAAGCTCCACGAGTGGCAGGCCGTCGAGAACGGCACCGGCAACACCCGGTACAGCGGCACCGTCACCCTCGGCAGCACCAGGTCCGGCTCCACCTGGAACCTGACCGACGCCGGGCGCGGCAACCACCGCACCAACAACCTCAACCGCTCCACCTCGGGCACCGGCACCCTCTTCTCCGGCCCCGACGACGTCTGGGGCAACGGCCGGGCGAGCAACACCGAGACCGCCGCCGCCGACGCCGCCTACGGCGCGCAGGCCACCTGGGACTACTACAAGGACGTCCACGGCCGCTCCGGCATCCGGGGTGACGGCGCCGGGGCCTACTCCCGCGTCCACTACGGCAACAACTACGTCAACGCCTTCTGGCAGGACAGCTGCTTCTGCATGACCTACGGCGACGGCGCCGGCAACGCCAAGCCGCTCACCTCGCTCGACGTCGCCGCCCACGAGATGACCCACGGCCTGACCTCCGTCACCGCCAGGCTCGTCTACTCCGGCGAGTCCGGCGGCCTCAACGAGGCGACCAGCGACATCCTCGCCACCGCCGTCGAGTTCCACGAGAACAACGCCGCCGACAAGGGCGACTACCTCATCGGCGAGAAGATCGACATCAACGGCGACGGCACCCCGCTGCGGTACATGGACAAGCCCTCCCGCGACGGCAAGTCCAAGGACTCCTGGTACTCCGGCATCGGCTCCGTCGACGTCCACTACTCCTCGGGCCCGGCCAACCACTTCTTCTACCTCCTCTCCGAGGGCAGCGGGGCCAGGACGGTCAACGGCGTCAGCTACGACTCGCCGACCGCCGACGGCCTGCCCGTCACCGGCATCGGCCGCGACAAGGCCGCGCTGATCTGGTTCAAGGCCCTCACCACCAAGTTCACCTCCACCACCAACTACGCAGGCGCCCGCACCGGCACCCTGGCCGTCGCCGGCGAGCTGTACGGCACCAGCAGCGCCGAGTACAAGGCCGTCCAGGACGCCTGGGCCGGCGTGGCAGTCGGCGCCCGCTCCGGCGGCGGCAGCGGCGGCACCACCTTCGAGAACACCACGCCCGTCGCCATCCCCGACGCCGGCGCCGCGGTCACCTCGGACATCACCGTCGCGAACCGCGCCGGCAACGCCCCCGCCGCCCTCCGGGTCACCGTCGACATCAGCCACACCTGGCGCGGCGACCTCGTCATCGACCTGGTCGGCCCCGACGGCACGGCCTACCGGCTGAAGAACGCCAGCTCCTCGGACTCGGCCGACGACGTCCAGGAGACCTACACCGTCAACGCCTCCGCGCAGACCGCCAACGGCACCTGGAAGCTCCGCGTCCAGGACACCGCCCGCTCGGACACCGGCCGCGTCAACAGCTGGAAGATCGTCCTGCCGTAA
- a CDS encoding SigE family RNA polymerase sigma factor, with product MPGFRPARTDSSPDFETFAAARWPGLLRTAYLLTGDHHEAEDLVQVTLAKLYPAWPRVRGLDEPDAYVRRALVNNNLSRFRKRRVVQLLTSRLPERAQEGGAARTEERSLLLEALGTLPPRQRAVVVLRYWEDLSEQQTAEVLGCSPGNVKSQASRGLRKLRDHPALAEFQPRPGREEPADERL from the coding sequence GTGCCGGGGTTCCGGCCTGCCCGGACGGACTCCTCGCCGGATTTCGAGACCTTCGCCGCCGCCCGCTGGCCGGGGCTGCTGAGGACCGCTTACCTGCTGACCGGGGACCATCACGAGGCGGAGGACCTGGTACAGGTGACGCTGGCCAAGCTCTACCCGGCGTGGCCCCGGGTGCGGGGCCTGGACGAGCCCGACGCGTACGTGCGGCGCGCGCTGGTCAACAACAACCTCAGCCGGTTCCGCAAGCGGCGGGTGGTGCAGCTCCTCACGTCGAGGCTGCCCGAGCGGGCGCAGGAGGGCGGCGCGGCCCGTACCGAGGAGCGCTCCCTGCTGCTGGAGGCGCTCGGCACCCTGCCGCCCCGGCAGCGCGCGGTGGTCGTCCTGCGGTACTGGGAGGACCTCAGCGAGCAGCAGACGGCCGAGGTGCTGGGCTGCTCCCCGGGCAATGTGAAGAGCCAGGCCAGCCGGGGCCTGCGCAAGCTCCGGGACCACCCGGCGCTGGCGGAGTTCCAGCCCCGCCCCGGACGGGAGGAGCCCGCCGATGAACGCCTCTGA
- a CDS encoding serine hydrolase domain-containing protein, giving the protein MTTPQPRPPGHRRPARLVGGLLLTAALLVPSSLPAHAVPARAPVLDRASADRFVRDHLERTGVPGATVTVTRGDRVVLAAGYGHTAAGEEMTARTPVPVASLSKAMTALAVTGLAEEGRVDLDRPVHDQLPEFAPADARAERITPRQLLHQTSGMADSAHPDLVLPQPHTLKEAVVALRGTRLAADPGTTWSYHNTNYAVAARLVEAATGTPYAAHLRERLFAPLGMSRTETADTTADMPDAARGHVRAYGRTWERAHPRLFTAGAFGVVSTAEDLGKWLIAQHTDGISPTGRRVAPAEAVRLTRTPPPGQTYGMGWNRRAESGQPLRIEHTGSLFTHNSMATLLPESGVGIAVVTNTGMVSGDDAPLLVDGLVDLAEGRAPAERAPFTDTADPVLAVLTLSALALAVRAVARAGRWARRAGRGPLRLGLRLVPYLLPVLLFFHLNDVLGLLMRRAGTLEQITYVWPALFVWSAGTALAAAAVLVARGAALLRKHRSRSGPVAAEQAAPVGPPAVPHD; this is encoded by the coding sequence ATGACCACACCCCAACCCCGTCCCCCCGGTCACCGCCGGCCGGCCCGACTCGTCGGAGGCCTCCTGCTGACGGCCGCCCTGCTCGTCCCGTCCTCCCTGCCCGCCCACGCCGTCCCGGCCCGGGCGCCGGTCCTCGACCGGGCCTCAGCCGACCGCTTCGTCCGCGACCACCTGGAGCGGACGGGAGTGCCGGGCGCGACGGTGACGGTCACCCGCGGCGACCGAGTGGTCCTCGCCGCCGGTTACGGGCACACCGCGGCGGGGGAGGAGATGACCGCCCGGACCCCCGTGCCGGTGGCCTCCCTGTCGAAGGCGATGACCGCCTTGGCGGTGACCGGGCTGGCCGAAGAGGGACGGGTCGACCTCGACCGGCCGGTCCACGACCAGTTGCCCGAGTTCGCCCCTGCGGACGCCCGCGCAGAGCGCATCACCCCGCGCCAACTCCTCCACCAGACCTCGGGGATGGCCGACTCGGCCCACCCCGACCTCGTCCTCCCGCAGCCGCACACGCTCAAGGAGGCGGTCGTCGCGCTGCGTGGCACCCGGCTCGCGGCAGACCCCGGGACGACCTGGAGCTACCACAACACCAACTACGCCGTCGCCGCCCGCCTCGTCGAGGCCGCCACCGGAACCCCGTACGCCGCACACCTGCGTGAGCGGCTGTTCGCGCCCCTCGGCATGAGCCGCACCGAGACCGCCGACACCACCGCCGACATGCCGGACGCGGCCCGCGGGCACGTCCGGGCCTACGGGCGGACCTGGGAACGCGCCCATCCCCGCCTCTTCACCGCAGGCGCCTTCGGCGTCGTCAGCACCGCCGAGGATCTGGGGAAATGGCTGATCGCGCAGCACACGGACGGGATCTCGCCCACCGGGCGCCGCGTCGCGCCCGCCGAGGCGGTCCGGCTCACCCGCACCCCGCCGCCCGGCCAGACGTACGGGATGGGGTGGAACCGGCGGGCGGAGAGCGGGCAGCCGCTGCGGATCGAGCACACGGGGAGCCTCTTCACGCACAACTCCATGGCCACCCTGCTCCCCGAGTCCGGCGTCGGCATCGCGGTGGTCACCAACACCGGCATGGTCTCCGGGGACGACGCCCCGCTCCTCGTGGACGGCCTGGTCGACCTCGCCGAAGGCCGGGCTCCGGCCGAGCGGGCCCCCTTCACCGACACCGCCGACCCGGTTCTCGCCGTGCTGACGCTGTCGGCCCTCGCCCTGGCGGTACGTGCCGTGGCCCGTGCCGGGAGGTGGGCACGGCGCGCCGGCCGCGGCCCGCTCCGCCTCGGCCTGCGCCTCGTCCCGTACCTGCTGCCCGTGCTGCTGTTCTTCCACCTGAACGACGTCTTGGGCCTGTTGATGCGCCGGGCCGGGACGCTGGAGCAGATCACCTATGTCTGGCCGGCCCTCTTCGTGTGGTCGGCGGGAACCGCTCTGGCCGCGGCGGCGGTGCTCGTGGCGCGGGGCGCGGCTCTCCTCCGGAAGCACCGGAGCAGGTCGGGCCCGGTGGCGGCGGAGCAGGCCGCGCCGGTAGGACCGCCCGCCGTGCCGCACGACTGA
- a CDS encoding sensor histidine kinase, translating into MHARTAWQALAHRPLAFLTTVWPWRALAYLLSGVLAGALTLSVLVTGLLAGLVLLPVGVGAAVLLAVVLGGGTVARVERWRLRLVDLDPATADHRPVEQPGVRAGLRERLRERRTWRELGFTAVSMTALWWMDLLVLAFALALPVLCVTAPLDDPGAWPWVLIGLALMPAAPYTITGWAGARAALTRLMLAPRDTELTEVRASRTRLVGAFDAERRRIERDLHDGAQQRLVSVNVMLGLARLDAGPESPLGRRLATVQGELTTALGELRELSRGVHPRALTDQGLAAALTNLTARSPLPVSVDVLLPGPLPAPVASTAYFVVAEALANATKHSGADRAEVRARLRTDTLVVTVRDDGGGGADPTGCGLTGLADRVAAADGILRLSSPHGGPTLLHVEIPCH; encoded by the coding sequence ATGCACGCGCGCACGGCCTGGCAGGCCCTGGCCCACCGTCCCCTCGCCTTCCTCACCACCGTCTGGCCGTGGCGGGCCCTGGCCTATCTGCTCTCCGGAGTGCTGGCGGGGGCGCTCACGCTCTCGGTCCTGGTCACCGGTCTGCTGGCCGGGCTGGTGCTGCTGCCGGTCGGGGTGGGGGCCGCCGTGCTGCTCGCCGTGGTCCTCGGTGGCGGAACGGTCGCCCGGGTGGAGCGTTGGCGGCTGCGGCTGGTCGACCTCGACCCGGCCACCGCCGATCACCGGCCCGTGGAGCAGCCGGGCGTGCGAGCCGGGTTGCGGGAGCGGCTGCGGGAGCGGCGTACCTGGCGGGAACTGGGGTTCACGGCGGTCTCCATGACGGCACTGTGGTGGATGGACCTGCTCGTCCTCGCCTTCGCCCTGGCGCTGCCGGTGCTGTGTGTGACCGCGCCGCTGGACGACCCGGGCGCCTGGCCGTGGGTACTGATCGGTCTCGCCCTGATGCCCGCGGCGCCGTACACGATCACCGGCTGGGCCGGGGCACGGGCGGCGCTGACCCGGCTGATGCTCGCGCCGCGGGACACGGAGCTGACGGAGGTCCGCGCCTCGCGGACCAGGCTGGTCGGGGCCTTCGACGCAGAGCGGCGCAGGATCGAGCGGGATCTGCACGACGGCGCCCAGCAGCGGCTGGTGTCGGTCAACGTCATGCTGGGGCTGGCGCGGCTCGACGCCGGTCCCGAATCACCGCTCGGCCGACGGCTGGCCACCGTGCAGGGCGAGTTGACGACAGCCCTCGGGGAGCTGCGCGAGCTGAGCAGGGGCGTCCACCCCCGCGCGCTGACCGACCAGGGCCTGGCGGCGGCCCTCACCAACCTCACCGCCCGCTCGCCGCTCCCGGTCTCCGTGGATGTGCTGCTGCCGGGCCCGCTGCCCGCGCCGGTCGCGAGCACCGCGTACTTCGTGGTCGCCGAGGCCCTGGCCAACGCGACGAAGCACAGCGGCGCCGACCGGGCCGAGGTGCGGGCGCGGCTGCGCACGGACACGCTCGTGGTCACCGTCCGCGACGACGGGGGCGGGGGCGCGGACCCCACCGGGTGCGGCCTGACGGGGCTGGCCGACCGGGTGGCGGCGGCCGACGGCATACTGCGGCTGTCCAGCCCGCACGGCGGGCCCACCCTGCTCCACGTGGAGATCCCGTGTCACTGA
- a CDS encoding response regulator has protein sequence MSLKVVVAEDAALMREGLVGVLTRFGHQVCAAVGDAEALMAAARAHRPDLVLTDIRMPPGLGDDGLRAAVALRRDRPELPVLVLSQYLEQSYATHLLDLGGQSGVGYLLKDRVAAVTEFADAVAQVAGGGTVLDPEVVRQLLRRRQDPLGRLTPREREVLALMAEGRSNAAIARSLYVSVAAVNKHIGSILQRLDLPVDGDAHRRVLAVLAYLRN, from the coding sequence GTGTCACTGAAGGTCGTGGTCGCCGAGGACGCGGCGCTGATGCGCGAGGGGCTGGTGGGCGTGCTGACCCGCTTCGGCCACCAGGTGTGCGCGGCGGTGGGGGACGCCGAGGCACTGATGGCGGCGGCCCGCGCGCACCGGCCGGACCTCGTCCTCACCGACATCCGCATGCCGCCCGGCCTCGGTGACGACGGGCTGCGCGCCGCCGTCGCGCTCCGCCGCGACCGCCCCGAACTGCCGGTGCTCGTCCTCAGCCAGTACCTCGAACAGTCCTACGCCACCCACCTGCTGGACCTCGGCGGCCAGAGCGGCGTCGGCTACCTGCTGAAGGACCGGGTGGCCGCCGTCACCGAGTTCGCGGACGCCGTGGCCCAGGTGGCGGGCGGGGGAACGGTGCTGGACCCGGAGGTCGTACGGCAGTTGCTGCGGCGGCGGCAGGACCCGCTGGGCCGGCTGACGCCCCGCGAGCGCGAGGTGCTCGCCCTGATGGCCGAGGGCCGCTCCAACGCGGCCATCGCCCGCTCCCTGTACGTCTCGGTGGCCGCGGTCAACAAGCACATCGGCAGCATCCTGCAACGCCTCGACCTCCCGGTGGACGGCGACGCCCACCGGCGGGTGCTGGCGGTACTGGCCTACCTCCGGAACTGA